A part of Sander vitreus isolate 19-12246 chromosome 8, sanVit1, whole genome shotgun sequence genomic DNA contains:
- the atp8b4 gene encoding phospholipid-transporting ATPase ID isoform X2: MAFWRRNTRIEKERHVKANAQDYNDKFSYALIPAISSLSWFTTIVPLVLVLVITAVKDATDDYFRHKSDQQVNNRQSQVLIRGSMQSEKWMNIRVGNIIKLENNQFVAADILLLCSSESYGLCYIETAELDGETNLKVRQSLTVTSDMGDITKLMDFDGEVICEPPNNKLDRFTGTLYWRDNKYPLDNENMLLRGCVLRNTEWCFGMVIFAGLQTKLMQNCGGTKFKRTSIDKLMNTLVLWIFAFLICMGVILAIGNTIWESWIGRNFQVFLPWNAFQSSAVFSGFLTFWSYIIILNTVVPISLYVSVEVLRLGHSYFINWDRRMYCSRTDTAAEARTTTLNEELGQVEFIFSDKTGTLTQNIMVFSKCSINGQMYGDVYDEFKQRVEITEKTACVDFSFNALCDKRFKFYDGSLVEALKLEDPAAQEFFRLLALCHTVMPEEKSEGNLVYQAQSPDEGALVTAARNFGFVFRSRTPETITLCEMGRAVTYQLLAILDFNNVRKRMSVIVRNPQGQIKLYSKGADSIIFERLDPSSEDLMHTTSEHLSEFAGEGLRTLALAYKDLDEDYFDVWMKKLLFASTVIENREDQLAVLYEEIEQGLKLLGATAIEDKLQEGVPETITCLNLADIKIWVLTGDKLETAMNIGYSCNILRDNMNEVFVISGHTLLEVQKQLRNAKEHILGLSRVGSAGDVEKSDMFAENSVFEESIIAEYALVINGHSLVHALEPQLEHVFLDLACLCKTVICCRVTPMQKAQVVELVKRHKRAVTLAIGDGANDVSMIKTAHIGVGISGQEGMQAVLASDYSFAQFRFLRRLLLVHGRWSYFRMCNFLCYFFYKNFAFTLVHFWYGFFCGFSAQTVYDQWFITLFNIVYTSLPVLAMGLFDQDVNDQNSLRYPSLYKPGQQNLLFNKRQFFLCTLQGIGTSFLLFFIPYGAFTVIVKEDGSHFSDQQSFAVTIATSLVIIVSVQIGLDTHYWTAVNHLFIWGSLTVYFATLFAMQSNGIFGIFPSNFPFIGTARNCLSEKSVWLVILLTAVVCVVPGLAVSFLRVDLFPTLTDKVRHLQQSRKRQGPQEQNLRRVRRTSSRRSAYAFSHQQGYGELITSGKNMRVSTVSSARSPEGAPQSPTWTENM, from the exons ATGGCATTCTGGAGGAGAAATACTCGCATTg AGAAGGAACGCCATGTGAAAGCCAACGCGCAGGACTACAATGACAAGTTCTCTTATGCA ttAATTCCAGCAATTTCTTCTCTGTCCTGGTTCACAACCATCGTGCCTTTGGTGTTGGTGCTGGTAATCACGGCTGTCAAGGACGCCACAGATGATTAT ttCAGACATAAAAGCGACCAGCAAGTCAACAACCGCCAGTCTCAGGTTCTCATCAGGGGAAG TATGCAGAGCGAGAAGTGGATGAACATTCGAGTGGGAAATATCATCAAACTAGAGAATAATCAGTTTGTTGCT gcagacatcctcctcctctgtagTAGTGAGTCCTATGGACTGTGCTATATTGAGACTGCAGAGCTAGATGG agagacaaatcTGAAAGTTCGTCAGTCTTTGACCGTCACCTCAGATATGGGAGATATTACAAAGCTGATGGACTTTGATG GAGAAGTCATTTGTGAGCCACCAAACAACAAGCTGGATCGATTCACAGGCACTTTATACTGGAGAGACAATAAATACCCTCTGGATAATGAGAACATGCTGCTGCGAGGCTGTGTACTCAGAAACACTGAGTGGTGCTTTGGGATGGTCATCTTTGCTg GTTTGCAAACCAAACTCATGCAGAACTGTGGAGGGACTAAATTTAAAAGAACAAGTATCGATAAACTGATGAACACTTTGGTTTTGTGG ATCTTTGCCTTCCTCATTTGTATGGGAGTTATTTTGGCCATTGGAAACACTATTTGGGAGAGCTGGATTGGCAGAAACTTCCAGGTGTTTTTGCCGTGGAATGCATTTCAGAGCAGTGCAGTTTTCTCTGGCTTCCTTACCTTCTGGTCCTACATCATCATACTCAACACTGTTGTGCCCATTTCACTTTATGTCAG TGTGGAGGTTCTGCGGCTCGGCCACAGTTACTTCATTAACTGGGACCGGAGGATGTACTGCAGTCGGACGGACACTGCGGCGGAAGCTCGCACCACCACCCTGAATGAGGAGCTGGGTCAGGTGGAGTTCATCTTCTCTGACAAGACGGGCACCCTCACCCAGAACATCATGGTCTTCAGCAAGTGCTCCATTAATGGACAGATGTACG gTGACGTCTATGATGAATTTAAGCAGAGGGTTGAAATTACAGAA AAAACAGCCTGTGTGGACTTTTCCTTCAACGCTCTCTGTGATAAAAGGTTTAAGTTTTATGATGGCAGCCTGGTTGAAGCCCTTAAACTGGAGGATCCTGCAGCACAGGAGTTCTTTAGACTGCTGGCTTTGTGCCACACTGTCATGCCAGAGGAGAAGAGTGAAG GAAATTTGGTGTACCAGGCCCAGTCACCTGACGAGGGAGCCCTGGTCACTGCGGCGCGAAACTTTGGGTTTGTCTTCCGGTCCCGAACCCCCGAGACCATCACACTGTGTGAGATGGGACGAGCCGTCACATACCAGCTGCTGGCCATACTGGACTTCAACAACGTGCGCAAGAGAATGAGCGTCATTG TAAGAAACCCACAGGGCCAGATTAAACTATACTCCAAAGGAGCTGACTCTATTATCTTTGAGCGTCTGGATCCATCCAGTGAAGACCTCATGCACACTACCTCAGAACATCTCAGT GAATTTGCTGGAGAAGGGCTTCGAACATTAGCTCTGGCCTACAAAGATCTTGATGAAGATTATTTTGATGTTTGGATGAAAAAGCTTCTGTTCGCCAGCACTGTAATCGAGAACCGCGAGGATCAGCTGGCTGTTCTCTACGAGGAGATCGAGCAGGGCTTGAAG CTTCTAGGAGCCACAGCAATCGAGGACAAACTTCAGGAGGGAGTCCCAGAAACAATCACCTGTCTAAATCTAGCTGACATAAAGATCTGGGTCCTCACAGGAGACAAACTAG AGACAGCAATGAACATCGGCTACTCCTGCAACATTCTGCGAGACAACATGAATGAGGTGTTTGTTATCTCTGGCCACACACTGCTGGAGGTGCAGAAGCAGCTCAG GAATGCTAAAGAGCACATTCTTGGCCTGAGTCGAGTTGGCAGTGCAGGAGATGTTGAGAAGTCAGATATGTTTGCAGAAAACTCTGTGTTTGAAGAAAGCATCATTGCAGAGTATGCCTTAGTCATCAATGGACACAGTTTG GTTCATGCTCTGGAACCACAGCTGGAGCACGTCTTCCTGGACTTGGCCTGTTTGTGTAAAACAGTCATCTGCTGCCGGGTCACTCCGATGCAGAAAGCCCAGGTGGTGGAGCTGGTGAAGAGGCACAAGAGGGCCGTCACTCTTGCCATTGGAGATGGAGCTAATGATGTCAGCATGATCAAAA CTGCTCACATCGGTGTCGGCATCAGCGGTCAGGAGGGGATGCAGGCGGTTCTGGCATCAGATTACTCTTTTGCTCAGTTTCGGTTCCTGCGGCGGCTCCTGCTGGTGCACGGACGCTGGTCCTACTTCCGCATGTGTAATTTCCTGTGCTATTTCTTCTACAAGAACTTTGCCTTCACACTGGTACACTTCTGGTATGGCTTCTTCTGTGGTTTCTCAGCTCAG ACTGTGTATGACCAGTGGTTCATTACCCTCTTTAATATAGTCTATACATCTTTACCAGTCCTGGCGATGGGACTTTTTGATCAG GATGTCAATGACCAGAACAGCCTTCGCTACCCGAGCCTTTACAAACCTGGCCAGCAAAACCTTCTCTTCAACAAACGCCAGTTTTTCCTGTGCACACTGCAGGGGATTGGCACATCATTCCTGCTTTTCTTTATTCCCTACGGAGCCTTTACTGTCATTGTGAAAGAGGATGGCTCCCACTTTTCTGACCAACAATCATTTGCTGTTACTATAGCAACATCCTTGGTCATCATCGTAAGTGTTCAG ATTGGACTTGACACACACTACtggacagctgtcaatcacTTGTTCATATGGGGGAGCCTGACAGTGTACTTTGCCACATTATTTGCAATGCAAAGTAATGGCATATTTGGCATCTTTCCAAGTAATTTCCCGTTCATAG GCACGGCACGTAACTGCCTATCAGAGAAGAGTGTGTGGTTGGTCATTCTGCTCACCGCTGTGGTGTGTGTTGTGCCCGGCTTAGCAGTCAGCTTCCTGAGAGTAGACCTCTTTCCAACTCTTACAGATAAG GTTCGTCATCTCCAACAGTCAAGGAAGAGACAAGGACCTCAGGAGCAGAACCTGAGGCGAGTACGCAGGACGAGCTCCCGCCGCTCTGCGTATGCCTTCTCCCACCAACAAGGCTACGGTGAGCTGATTACCTCAGGCAAAAACATGAGGGTGAGCACAGTTTCCTCTGCTCGCTCCCCTGAAGGAGCACCACAAAGCCCCACCTGGACAGAAAATatgtaa
- the atp8b4 gene encoding phospholipid-transporting ATPase ID isoform X1, with the protein MAFWRRNTRIEKERHVKANAQDYNDKFSYADNRIKTSKYNILTFLPMNLFEQFQRVANAYFLVLLILQLIPAISSLSWFTTIVPLVLVLVITAVKDATDDYFRHKSDQQVNNRQSQVLIRGSMQSEKWMNIRVGNIIKLENNQFVAADILLLCSSESYGLCYIETAELDGETNLKVRQSLTVTSDMGDITKLMDFDGEVICEPPNNKLDRFTGTLYWRDNKYPLDNENMLLRGCVLRNTEWCFGMVIFAGLQTKLMQNCGGTKFKRTSIDKLMNTLVLWIFAFLICMGVILAIGNTIWESWIGRNFQVFLPWNAFQSSAVFSGFLTFWSYIIILNTVVPISLYVSVEVLRLGHSYFINWDRRMYCSRTDTAAEARTTTLNEELGQVEFIFSDKTGTLTQNIMVFSKCSINGQMYGDVYDEFKQRVEITEKTACVDFSFNALCDKRFKFYDGSLVEALKLEDPAAQEFFRLLALCHTVMPEEKSEGNLVYQAQSPDEGALVTAARNFGFVFRSRTPETITLCEMGRAVTYQLLAILDFNNVRKRMSVIVRNPQGQIKLYSKGADSIIFERLDPSSEDLMHTTSEHLSEFAGEGLRTLALAYKDLDEDYFDVWMKKLLFASTVIENREDQLAVLYEEIEQGLKLLGATAIEDKLQEGVPETITCLNLADIKIWVLTGDKLETAMNIGYSCNILRDNMNEVFVISGHTLLEVQKQLRNAKEHILGLSRVGSAGDVEKSDMFAENSVFEESIIAEYALVINGHSLVHALEPQLEHVFLDLACLCKTVICCRVTPMQKAQVVELVKRHKRAVTLAIGDGANDVSMIKTAHIGVGISGQEGMQAVLASDYSFAQFRFLRRLLLVHGRWSYFRMCNFLCYFFYKNFAFTLVHFWYGFFCGFSAQTVYDQWFITLFNIVYTSLPVLAMGLFDQDVNDQNSLRYPSLYKPGQQNLLFNKRQFFLCTLQGIGTSFLLFFIPYGAFTVIVKEDGSHFSDQQSFAVTIATSLVIIVSVQIGLDTHYWTAVNHLFIWGSLTVYFATLFAMQSNGIFGIFPSNFPFIGTARNCLSEKSVWLVILLTAVVCVVPGLAVSFLRVDLFPTLTDKVRHLQQSRKRQGPQEQNLRRVRRTSSRRSAYAFSHQQGYGELITSGKNMRVSTVSSARSPEGAPQSPTWTENM; encoded by the exons ATGGCATTCTGGAGGAGAAATACTCGCATTg AGAAGGAACGCCATGTGAAAGCCAACGCGCAGGACTACAATGACAAGTTCTCTTATGCA GACAATCGCATTAAAACCTCAAAGTACAACATCCTCACCTTCCTGCCCATGAACTTGTTTGAGCAGTTCCAGAGGGTGGCAAATGCTTACTTCTTAGTACTGTTGATACTGCAG ttAATTCCAGCAATTTCTTCTCTGTCCTGGTTCACAACCATCGTGCCTTTGGTGTTGGTGCTGGTAATCACGGCTGTCAAGGACGCCACAGATGATTAT ttCAGACATAAAAGCGACCAGCAAGTCAACAACCGCCAGTCTCAGGTTCTCATCAGGGGAAG TATGCAGAGCGAGAAGTGGATGAACATTCGAGTGGGAAATATCATCAAACTAGAGAATAATCAGTTTGTTGCT gcagacatcctcctcctctgtagTAGTGAGTCCTATGGACTGTGCTATATTGAGACTGCAGAGCTAGATGG agagacaaatcTGAAAGTTCGTCAGTCTTTGACCGTCACCTCAGATATGGGAGATATTACAAAGCTGATGGACTTTGATG GAGAAGTCATTTGTGAGCCACCAAACAACAAGCTGGATCGATTCACAGGCACTTTATACTGGAGAGACAATAAATACCCTCTGGATAATGAGAACATGCTGCTGCGAGGCTGTGTACTCAGAAACACTGAGTGGTGCTTTGGGATGGTCATCTTTGCTg GTTTGCAAACCAAACTCATGCAGAACTGTGGAGGGACTAAATTTAAAAGAACAAGTATCGATAAACTGATGAACACTTTGGTTTTGTGG ATCTTTGCCTTCCTCATTTGTATGGGAGTTATTTTGGCCATTGGAAACACTATTTGGGAGAGCTGGATTGGCAGAAACTTCCAGGTGTTTTTGCCGTGGAATGCATTTCAGAGCAGTGCAGTTTTCTCTGGCTTCCTTACCTTCTGGTCCTACATCATCATACTCAACACTGTTGTGCCCATTTCACTTTATGTCAG TGTGGAGGTTCTGCGGCTCGGCCACAGTTACTTCATTAACTGGGACCGGAGGATGTACTGCAGTCGGACGGACACTGCGGCGGAAGCTCGCACCACCACCCTGAATGAGGAGCTGGGTCAGGTGGAGTTCATCTTCTCTGACAAGACGGGCACCCTCACCCAGAACATCATGGTCTTCAGCAAGTGCTCCATTAATGGACAGATGTACG gTGACGTCTATGATGAATTTAAGCAGAGGGTTGAAATTACAGAA AAAACAGCCTGTGTGGACTTTTCCTTCAACGCTCTCTGTGATAAAAGGTTTAAGTTTTATGATGGCAGCCTGGTTGAAGCCCTTAAACTGGAGGATCCTGCAGCACAGGAGTTCTTTAGACTGCTGGCTTTGTGCCACACTGTCATGCCAGAGGAGAAGAGTGAAG GAAATTTGGTGTACCAGGCCCAGTCACCTGACGAGGGAGCCCTGGTCACTGCGGCGCGAAACTTTGGGTTTGTCTTCCGGTCCCGAACCCCCGAGACCATCACACTGTGTGAGATGGGACGAGCCGTCACATACCAGCTGCTGGCCATACTGGACTTCAACAACGTGCGCAAGAGAATGAGCGTCATTG TAAGAAACCCACAGGGCCAGATTAAACTATACTCCAAAGGAGCTGACTCTATTATCTTTGAGCGTCTGGATCCATCCAGTGAAGACCTCATGCACACTACCTCAGAACATCTCAGT GAATTTGCTGGAGAAGGGCTTCGAACATTAGCTCTGGCCTACAAAGATCTTGATGAAGATTATTTTGATGTTTGGATGAAAAAGCTTCTGTTCGCCAGCACTGTAATCGAGAACCGCGAGGATCAGCTGGCTGTTCTCTACGAGGAGATCGAGCAGGGCTTGAAG CTTCTAGGAGCCACAGCAATCGAGGACAAACTTCAGGAGGGAGTCCCAGAAACAATCACCTGTCTAAATCTAGCTGACATAAAGATCTGGGTCCTCACAGGAGACAAACTAG AGACAGCAATGAACATCGGCTACTCCTGCAACATTCTGCGAGACAACATGAATGAGGTGTTTGTTATCTCTGGCCACACACTGCTGGAGGTGCAGAAGCAGCTCAG GAATGCTAAAGAGCACATTCTTGGCCTGAGTCGAGTTGGCAGTGCAGGAGATGTTGAGAAGTCAGATATGTTTGCAGAAAACTCTGTGTTTGAAGAAAGCATCATTGCAGAGTATGCCTTAGTCATCAATGGACACAGTTTG GTTCATGCTCTGGAACCACAGCTGGAGCACGTCTTCCTGGACTTGGCCTGTTTGTGTAAAACAGTCATCTGCTGCCGGGTCACTCCGATGCAGAAAGCCCAGGTGGTGGAGCTGGTGAAGAGGCACAAGAGGGCCGTCACTCTTGCCATTGGAGATGGAGCTAATGATGTCAGCATGATCAAAA CTGCTCACATCGGTGTCGGCATCAGCGGTCAGGAGGGGATGCAGGCGGTTCTGGCATCAGATTACTCTTTTGCTCAGTTTCGGTTCCTGCGGCGGCTCCTGCTGGTGCACGGACGCTGGTCCTACTTCCGCATGTGTAATTTCCTGTGCTATTTCTTCTACAAGAACTTTGCCTTCACACTGGTACACTTCTGGTATGGCTTCTTCTGTGGTTTCTCAGCTCAG ACTGTGTATGACCAGTGGTTCATTACCCTCTTTAATATAGTCTATACATCTTTACCAGTCCTGGCGATGGGACTTTTTGATCAG GATGTCAATGACCAGAACAGCCTTCGCTACCCGAGCCTTTACAAACCTGGCCAGCAAAACCTTCTCTTCAACAAACGCCAGTTTTTCCTGTGCACACTGCAGGGGATTGGCACATCATTCCTGCTTTTCTTTATTCCCTACGGAGCCTTTACTGTCATTGTGAAAGAGGATGGCTCCCACTTTTCTGACCAACAATCATTTGCTGTTACTATAGCAACATCCTTGGTCATCATCGTAAGTGTTCAG ATTGGACTTGACACACACTACtggacagctgtcaatcacTTGTTCATATGGGGGAGCCTGACAGTGTACTTTGCCACATTATTTGCAATGCAAAGTAATGGCATATTTGGCATCTTTCCAAGTAATTTCCCGTTCATAG GCACGGCACGTAACTGCCTATCAGAGAAGAGTGTGTGGTTGGTCATTCTGCTCACCGCTGTGGTGTGTGTTGTGCCCGGCTTAGCAGTCAGCTTCCTGAGAGTAGACCTCTTTCCAACTCTTACAGATAAG GTTCGTCATCTCCAACAGTCAAGGAAGAGACAAGGACCTCAGGAGCAGAACCTGAGGCGAGTACGCAGGACGAGCTCCCGCCGCTCTGCGTATGCCTTCTCCCACCAACAAGGCTACGGTGAGCTGATTACCTCAGGCAAAAACATGAGGGTGAGCACAGTTTCCTCTGCTCGCTCCCCTGAAGGAGCACCACAAAGCCCCACCTGGACAGAAAATatgtaa
- the galk2 gene encoding N-acetylgalactosamine kinase, translating to MATNPPKLKTAITANERLQNLKNTFETKYGESPHFYACAPGRVNLIGEHIDYCGYSVLPMAIEPNILAAVSVNKSGTITLANTNPQYKDFTVSCSEDIAIDRENPKWHYYFLCGVKGIQEKCGISHLAGMSCVVDGTIPPSSGLSSSSALVCCAGLITMEANQKALSKVALAEICAKSERYIGTEGGGMDQSISFLAERGTAKLIEFQPLRATDVKLPDGAVFVISNCCMEMNKAASSHFNIRVVECRIATKMLAQARGLDSSRFMKLVQVQMELKASLEEMLALVVEVLHPEPYSREEICKALGITSEQFSTELLSANTQHVKHFKLHQRAKHVYGEAARVLRFKNVCDSEPAESVQLLGDLMNQSHASCRDLYECSCPELDQLVDICLKSGAVGSRLTGAGWGGCAVSMVPDEKVESFLQAVSEAYYLPDPRRAAMEKQSLFVSRPGGGAAIFLE from the exons GCtgcaaaacttgaaaaatactTTTGAAACAAAGTATGGAGAATCTCCTCACTTCTATGCATGTGCACCTGGAAGGGTCAATCTAATAG GAGAGCATATCGATTACTGTGGCTATTCTGTTCTGCCAATGGCCATTGAACCGAATATCCTCGCAGCCGTCTCAGTGAACAAGTCAGGGACAATCACACTGGCCAACACAAATCCTCAGTACAA GGATTTCACTGTGTCGTGTTCAGAGGACATTGCCATCGACAGAGAGAATCCAAAGTGGCATTATTATTTTCTCTGTGGAGTCAAAGGTATTCAG GAGAAATGTGGGATTTCTCATTTAGCAGGGATGTCGTGTGTCGTAGATGGAACCATTCCTCCGAGCTCCGGCCTGTCCAGTTCTAGTGCTTTAGTTTGTTGTGCCGGGCTCATAACAATGGAGGCAAATCAAAAGGCCCTCTCCAAG GTGGCATTGGCTGAGATATGTGCCAAAAGTGAGCGCTACATTGGCACAGAGGGAGGCGGCATGGACCAGTCCATCTCATTCCTGGCAGAGAGAGGAACT GCCAAGCTGATAGAGTTCCAGCCTCTGCGGGCCACTGATGTCAAACTTCCAGATGGAGCTGTGTTTGTGATCTCCAACTGCTGCATGGAGATGAACAAAGCTGCTTCTTCTCACTTCAACATCCGTGTGGTGGAGTGTCGAATCGCCACAAAG ATGCTGGCCCAGGCACGAGGTCTGGACTCGAGCAGGTTTATGAAGCTGGTGCAGGTTCAGATGGAGCTGAAGGCCTCCCTGGAGGAGATGCTGGCTCTGGTGGTCGAGGTGTTGCATCCTGAGCCGTACAGCCGAGAGGAGATCTGCAAGGCGCTGGGCATCACCTCGGAGCAGTTTTCCACAGAGCTGCTGAGCGCCAACACTCAGCATG TAAAACATTTCAAGCTGCACCAGCGAGCCAAGCACGTGTACGGTGAAGCTGCACGGGTGCTGCGGTTTAAGAACGTGTGTGACTCCGAACCTGCCGAATCCGTACAGCTACTGGGAGACCTGATGAACCAGAGCCATGCCAGCTGCAGAGACCTATATGAGTGCAGCTGCCCTGAACTGGATCAACTGGTGGACATCTGTCT GAAGTCGGGCGCAGTGGGATCCCGGCTGACAGGAGCAGGTTGGGGCGGTTGTGCTGTCTCCATGGTTCCTGATGAGAAGGTGGAGTCTTTCTTACAAGCAGTGAGCGAGGCCTACTACCTCCCTGATCCACGCAGAGCAGCGATGGAAAAACAGAGTTTGTTTGTGTCAAGGCCGGGCGGGGGAGCTGCAATTTTCCTTGAGTAA